In one Gossypium hirsutum isolate 1008001.06 chromosome D09, Gossypium_hirsutum_v2.1, whole genome shotgun sequence genomic region, the following are encoded:
- the LOC107890951 gene encoding LOW QUALITY PROTEIN: bifunctional monothiol glutaredoxin-S16, chloroplastic (The sequence of the model RefSeq protein was modified relative to this genomic sequence to represent the inferred CDS: inserted 1 base in 1 codon), with protein MAAINVSPLFTSSSSLRTFSSYAPQNTPTLSLNSRFAPSLSFPSFSLRPPISTKTRSLIIASAVKNLSEVEPIPVPATPEEFAAKFPSDAGVYAVFDQNDELQFIGISRNIASSLFSHKTSVPELCCSVKVGVVNEADRTALTQAWKSWMEEHIEATGKVPPGNESGNTTWVRQPPXKKADLRLTPGRHVQLTVPLEELIDKLVKQNKVVAFIKGSRSAPMCGFSQRVIAILENQGVDYESVDVLDEEYNCGLRETLKQYSNWPTFPQVFVNGELVGGCDILTSMYEKGELAGLLKN; from the exons ATGGCCGCAATCAATGTCTCTCCACTCTTCACCTCCTCTTCTTCACTTCGCACTTTCTCTTCTTATGCTCCCCAAAATACCCCTACCCTTTCCTTAAACTCACGCTTCGCCCCTTCCCTGTCTTTCCCTTCCTTTTCTCTGAGACCTCCCATTTCCACAAAAACTCGCTCTTTAATAATCGCTTCTGCTGTCAAGAACCTCTCGGAGGTCGAACCCATTCCCGTCCCGGCCACTCCCGAGGAATTTGCCGCTAAGTTCCCTTCGGATGCTGGAGTCTACGCCGTTTTTGATCAAAATGACGAACTTCAATTTATAGGCATCTCGCGTAATATTGCTAGCAGCCTTTTTTCTCATAAAACTTCAGTGCCGGAGCTTTGCTGCTCCGTTAAg GTTGGTGTAGTCAATGAAGCTGATAGAACAGCTTTAACTCAAGCTTGGAAGTCATGGATGGAAGAGCATATAGAAGCCACTGGAAAGGTCCCGCCAGGCAATGAATCGGGAAACACCACTTGGGTCCGACAGCCTC AAAAGAAGGCAGATCTCCGACTTACTCCCGGTCGTCATGTCCAATTGACAGTTCCACTTGAGGAACTCATCGATAAGTTGGTGAAGCAGAACAAGGTGGTGGCCTTTATTAAGGGGTCAAGAAGTGCCCCGATGTGCGGATTCTCGCAGAGAGTAATAGCCATTCTGGAAAACCAAGGAGTGGATTATGAGAGTGTAGATGTGCTGGATGAAGAGTATAATTGTGGATTAAGGGAGACACTGAAGCAATATAGTAACTGGCCCACATTCCCTCAAGTTTTTGTGAATGGAGAGCTGGTTGGAGGGTGTGATATATTGACCTCAATGTACGAGAAGGGTGAGCTTGCTGGTTTGCTCAAAAACTAG
- the LOC107890952 gene encoding acyl-coenzyme A oxidase 4, peroxisomal, giving the protein MTVHSQIQDETGRSVKPSYFNSPPLDVSVAFPQATPASTFPPLASDYYQFNDLLSPEEQALRKKVRECMEKEVAPIMAEYWEKAEFPFQIVPKLGALHISGGTIKGYGCPGLSLTGSAIAMAEVARVDASCSTFILVHSSLAMLTIALCGSEEQKQKYLPSLAQLKTVACWALTEPDYGSDASSLKTTATKVEGGWILEGQKRWIGNSTFADVLVIFARNTTTNQINGYLVKKDSPGLTATKIPNKIGLRIVQNGDILLKKVFVLDEDRLPGVNSFQDTSKVLAVSRVMVAWQPIGISMGVYDMCARYLKERKQFGAPLAAFQINQQKLARMLGNIQAMTLVGWRLCKLYEEGKMTPGHASLGKSWITSMARETAALGRELLGGNGILADFLVAKAFCDLEPIYTYEGTYDINSLVTGREITGFASFKPASVSQRSRL; this is encoded by the exons ATGACTGTTCACTCCCagattcaag ATGAAACTGGCAGAAGTGTCAAGCCTTCTTATTTTAACTCGCCACCTTTGGACGTTTCGGTCGCATTCCCTCAGGCAACTCCAGCATCTACTTTTCCTCCTCTTG CTTCCGACTATTATCAATTTAATGATCTATTGAGTCCTGAGGAGCAGGCTCTACGTAAGAAAGTAAGAGAGTGTATGGAAAAAGAAGTAGCTCCTATAATGGCAGAG TACTGGGAGAAGGCAGAGTTTCCATTCCAAATTGTTCCCAAACTTGGTGCTCTTCATATTTCTGGTGGTACTATCAAG GGTTATGGATGCCCAGGTCTCTCCCTCACTGGAAGTGCTATTGCAATGGCAGAGGTTGCTAGGGTTGATGCAAGTTGCTCAACTTTTATCTTGGTGCACTCATCTCTAGCCATGCTTACAATTG CATTGTGTGGGTCAGAGGAACAGAAGCAAAAGTATTTACCATCATTGGCACAGTTAAAAACTGTAGCTTGCTGG GCTTTGACTGAGCCTGACTATGGAAGCGATGCTAGTTCTCTGAAGACAACTGCAACAAAG GTAGAAGGAGGATGGATACTTGAGGGACAAAAACGCTGGATAGGAAACAGTACTTTTGCAGATGTGTTGGTTATCTTTGCCAGGAATACTACAACCAACCAGATAAACGG ATATTTAGTTAAGAAAGATTCCCCTGGATTGACAGCTACAAAAATACCAAACAAGATTGGATTGCGAATTGTTCAAAATGGAGATATTCTCTTAAAGAAAGTCTTTGTTCTGGATGAGGACAGATTACCTGGTGTGAACTCTTTTCAGGATACAAGCAAG GTACTTGCTGTTTCTCGAGTAATGGTTGCATGGCAACCTATCGGCATATCGATGGGTGTCTATGATATGTGTGCCAG ATACCTGAAGGAGAGGAAACAGTTTGGTGCTCCATTGGCAGCCTTCCAAATTAACCAGCAGAAACTTGCTCGCATGTTGGGTAATATTCAAGCAATGACCCTTGTTGGTTGGCGCCTTTGCAaattgtatgaagagggtaaaatGACTCCCGGTCATGCCAGCTTGGGAAAG TCGTGGATTACCTCAATGGCAAGAGAGACAGCTGCTCTTGGGCGGGAGTTACTTGGTGGCAATGGAATTTTGGCCGATTTTCTTGTTGCAAAG GCATTCTGTGATTTGGAACCCATTTACACATACGAAGGCACTTATGACATCAACAGCTTGGTAACTGGTAGGGAAATCACTGGTTTTGCCAGTTTTAAGCCAGCCTCAGTGAGCCAGCGAAGCCGCCTATGA
- the LOC107890953 gene encoding lysine--tRNA ligase isoform X2 → MDSFVSEPRPASYETLSNNVLKRERRARERQVREEEKKKVTTNKIPENQRQQVANDDTMDPTQFLSNRIKSLALLKESGVNPYPHKFDISMSITEFIDKYRSLHVGEHVENTEISLAGRILNKRSSSSKLYFYDLHGNGAKIQVMADARHSDMDENEFCKYHSGVKRGDIVGICGFPGKSQRGELSIFPRSLVVLTPCLHMLPRHAITSNSDEAQSKKTRNHSWTPGITRNPETYILRDQETRYRQRYLDLMLNSEVQKIFRTRAKIISYSRDFLDNLGFIEVETPAMTMTVGGAAARPFITHHNELDMKLYMRISPELYLKKLVVGGLDRVYEIGKVFRNEGMNLTHLPEFTMFEFYMAYADYNDLMDIIEKLLSGMVKELTGSHKIKYHGNGFDSEPVEIDFTPPFRRIDLIEELESRANLSIPKDLSSETANKFLLEACEKFDVKCPAPHTTTRLLDKLVGHFLEETCINPTFIINHPEIMSPLAKWHRSKPGLTERFELFVNKRELCNAYTELNDPQVQRQRFAEQLKDRQLGDDEAMVLDESFCSCLEYGLPPTAGLGMGIDRLAMLLTDSPNVKEVILFPAMKPQD, encoded by the exons ATGGATTCGTTTGTTTCGGAACCCAGGCCGGCTTCATATGAAACCCTCAGCAACAA TGTTCTTAAGAGAGAACGGAGGGCAAGAGAGAGGCAAGTcagagaagaggagaaaaagaaggTGACCACGAATAAGATACCAGAGAATCAGAGGCAACAGGTGGCAAATGATGATACCATGGATCCTACG CAATTCCTCAGCAACAGAATCAAAAGTTTGGCATTACTAAAGGAATCTGGTGTAAATCCGTACCCTCATAAGTTTGATATTTCAATGTCTATCACTGAATTTATTGACAAATATAGAAGTTTGCACGTTGGTGAACATGTTGAGAACACTGAAATCTCCTTAGCAG GGAGAATTTTGAACAAGAGGTCATCATCGTCAAaactatatttttatgatcttcATGGAAATGGTGCTAAAATTCAAGTGATGGCAGATGCAAG GCATTCCGACATGGATGAAAATGAGTTCTGTAAGTATCACTCTGGGGTGAAGCGAGGTGACATTGTAGGGATATGCGGGTTCCCTG GGAAGAGTCAAAGAGGGGAATTAAGTATTTTTCCTAGGTCACTCGTGGTACTCACCCCATGCCTGCACATGCTTCCAAGGCATGCAATCACTTCCAACAGCGATGAAGCACAGTCTAAG AAAACAAGAAATCATTCATGGACCCCTGGAATAACAAGAAATCCTGAAACTTACATTCTCAGAGATCAG GAAACTCGATATCGTCAACGTTATCTAGACCTGATGTTGAACTCAGAGGTTCAGAAAATATTCAGGACCAGGGCCAAAATCATATCTTACTCCAGAGACTTCCTTGACAATCTTGGATTCATAGAG GTTGAAACCCCTGCGATGACTATGACTGTTGGAGGAGCTGCTGCTCGGCCATTCATCACACATCATAATGAATTGGATATGAAGCTCTACATGCGGATATCACCAGAACTGTATCTCAAGAAACTGGTTGTCGGGGGACTTGATCGAGTTTATGAGATTGGGAAAGTATTTAGGAATGAGGGAATGAATCTAACTCATCTTCCAGAATTCACGATGTTTGAATTTTACATGGCCTACGCAGATTATAATGACTTGATGGACATTATAGAGAAGCTGTTATCAG GTATGGTGAAGGAGCTGACAGGAAGCCATAAAATCAAGTACCATGGGAATGGATTCGACAGTGAACCTGTAGAGATTGATTTTACTCCACCTTTTAG AAGGATTGATTTGATAGAGGAGCTGGAGTCTAGGGCGAACCTCAGCATACCAAAAGATCTTTCCAGCGAAACTGCCAATAAGTTTTTGTTGGAAGCTTGTGAAAAATTTGATGTCAAATGCCCTGCTCCCCACACCACAACTCGGTTGTTAGACAAG CTTGTGGGCCATTTTCTTGAAGAAACGTGCATAAACCCTACTTTTATCATCAACCATCCAGAGATAATGAGCCCTCTGGCAAAGTGGCACAGATCAAAACCGGGGTTAACCGAGCGCTTCGAATTATTCGTGAACAAGAGAGAG CTATGCAATGCATATACTGAATTGAATGATCCTCAAGTACAGCGCCAAAGATTTGCTGAGCAGCTCAAG GATCGACAATTGGGAGACGATGAAGCAATGGTGTTGGATGAATCATTTTGCAGTTGTTTAGAGTATGGGTTGCCCCCAACTGCTGGACTGGGAATGGGGATTGATCGCCTAGCTATGCTGCTTACGGATTCACCAAATGTCAAG GAAGTTATCCTTTTTCCAGCAATGAAGCCTCAAGATTAG
- the LOC121220953 gene encoding uncharacterized protein, producing MKTLATISQVGLLHRRRQMCLRPLTTVLSPAIAPSPMVNVILMAFSQDINSLKHIALMEAKMKKLSDLLSKTIEQTKENVVKKLALTYEEMEQECKEIMDGFAEGKDLVVSVMSAMGEEQICALKDIGPK from the exons ATGAAAACCCTTGCAACAATAAGTCAAGTTGGTTTACTCCACCGCCGCCGCCAAATGTGCCTGAGGCCATTAACAACAGTACTGTCACCTGCAATTGCTCCTTCCCCAATGGTGAATGTCATATTGATGGCAT TTTCACAAGACATTAACAGTCTGAAACATATTGCATTGATGGAGGCCAAGATGAAAAAACTCTCTGATTTACTGAGTAAG ACAATtgaacaaacaaaagaaaatgtggtAAAAAAGCTAGCATTGACGTATGAGGAAATGGAACAAGAATGTAAGGAG ATCATGGATGGTTTTGCTGAGGGGAAAGACCTGGTTGTGTCTGTTATGTCTGCAATGGGGGAAGAGCAGATATGTGCTCTCAAAGACATTGGTCCTAAGTAG
- the LOC107890953 gene encoding lysine--tRNA ligase isoform X1, with product MDSFVSEPRPASYETLSNNVLKRERRARERQVREEEKKKVTTNKIPENQRQQVANDDTMDPTQFLSNRIKSLALLKESGVNPYPHKFDISMSITEFIDKYRSLHVGEHVENTEISLAGRILNKRSSSSKLYFYDLHGNGAKIQVMADARHSDMDENEFCKYHSGVKRGDIVGICGFPGKSQRGELSIFPRSLVVLTPCLHMLPRHAITSNSDEAQSKKKTRNHSWTPGITRNPETYILRDQETRYRQRYLDLMLNSEVQKIFRTRAKIISYSRDFLDNLGFIEVETPAMTMTVGGAAARPFITHHNELDMKLYMRISPELYLKKLVVGGLDRVYEIGKVFRNEGMNLTHLPEFTMFEFYMAYADYNDLMDIIEKLLSGMVKELTGSHKIKYHGNGFDSEPVEIDFTPPFRRIDLIEELESRANLSIPKDLSSETANKFLLEACEKFDVKCPAPHTTTRLLDKLVGHFLEETCINPTFIINHPEIMSPLAKWHRSKPGLTERFELFVNKRELCNAYTELNDPQVQRQRFAEQLKDRQLGDDEAMVLDESFCSCLEYGLPPTAGLGMGIDRLAMLLTDSPNVKEVILFPAMKPQD from the exons ATGGATTCGTTTGTTTCGGAACCCAGGCCGGCTTCATATGAAACCCTCAGCAACAA TGTTCTTAAGAGAGAACGGAGGGCAAGAGAGAGGCAAGTcagagaagaggagaaaaagaaggTGACCACGAATAAGATACCAGAGAATCAGAGGCAACAGGTGGCAAATGATGATACCATGGATCCTACG CAATTCCTCAGCAACAGAATCAAAAGTTTGGCATTACTAAAGGAATCTGGTGTAAATCCGTACCCTCATAAGTTTGATATTTCAATGTCTATCACTGAATTTATTGACAAATATAGAAGTTTGCACGTTGGTGAACATGTTGAGAACACTGAAATCTCCTTAGCAG GGAGAATTTTGAACAAGAGGTCATCATCGTCAAaactatatttttatgatcttcATGGAAATGGTGCTAAAATTCAAGTGATGGCAGATGCAAG GCATTCCGACATGGATGAAAATGAGTTCTGTAAGTATCACTCTGGGGTGAAGCGAGGTGACATTGTAGGGATATGCGGGTTCCCTG GGAAGAGTCAAAGAGGGGAATTAAGTATTTTTCCTAGGTCACTCGTGGTACTCACCCCATGCCTGCACATGCTTCCAAGGCATGCAATCACTTCCAACAGCGATGAAGCACAGTCTAAG AAGAAAACAAGAAATCATTCATGGACCCCTGGAATAACAAGAAATCCTGAAACTTACATTCTCAGAGATCAG GAAACTCGATATCGTCAACGTTATCTAGACCTGATGTTGAACTCAGAGGTTCAGAAAATATTCAGGACCAGGGCCAAAATCATATCTTACTCCAGAGACTTCCTTGACAATCTTGGATTCATAGAG GTTGAAACCCCTGCGATGACTATGACTGTTGGAGGAGCTGCTGCTCGGCCATTCATCACACATCATAATGAATTGGATATGAAGCTCTACATGCGGATATCACCAGAACTGTATCTCAAGAAACTGGTTGTCGGGGGACTTGATCGAGTTTATGAGATTGGGAAAGTATTTAGGAATGAGGGAATGAATCTAACTCATCTTCCAGAATTCACGATGTTTGAATTTTACATGGCCTACGCAGATTATAATGACTTGATGGACATTATAGAGAAGCTGTTATCAG GTATGGTGAAGGAGCTGACAGGAAGCCATAAAATCAAGTACCATGGGAATGGATTCGACAGTGAACCTGTAGAGATTGATTTTACTCCACCTTTTAG AAGGATTGATTTGATAGAGGAGCTGGAGTCTAGGGCGAACCTCAGCATACCAAAAGATCTTTCCAGCGAAACTGCCAATAAGTTTTTGTTGGAAGCTTGTGAAAAATTTGATGTCAAATGCCCTGCTCCCCACACCACAACTCGGTTGTTAGACAAG CTTGTGGGCCATTTTCTTGAAGAAACGTGCATAAACCCTACTTTTATCATCAACCATCCAGAGATAATGAGCCCTCTGGCAAAGTGGCACAGATCAAAACCGGGGTTAACCGAGCGCTTCGAATTATTCGTGAACAAGAGAGAG CTATGCAATGCATATACTGAATTGAATGATCCTCAAGTACAGCGCCAAAGATTTGCTGAGCAGCTCAAG GATCGACAATTGGGAGACGATGAAGCAATGGTGTTGGATGAATCATTTTGCAGTTGTTTAGAGTATGGGTTGCCCCCAACTGCTGGACTGGGAATGGGGATTGATCGCCTAGCTATGCTGCTTACGGATTCACCAAATGTCAAG GAAGTTATCCTTTTTCCAGCAATGAAGCCTCAAGATTAG